The following is a genomic window from Anaerotignum faecicola.
CGATATGCGCGCAAAAGATGTTAGGGCTCGACACATTAAAGGATGTATGGAAGAGGGATTTCGAATCGAAACGAGAGGAAAAAAGAAAGGAGAAAAAATCCATCCATCACCAAGTACAAAATCCAGAATAAAATCTTTATTTAATACTATGTTTGACTACGCTCTTGAGTATGAAATCGTTCCTATGAATTATGCAAGAACATTTGAAATTTCTGGAGACATTATTGTTGAAATAGAGAAAAACAAGAAAAAACACTTTCCATTTACCGATGATGAAATGAAAGTTTTGTGGCAAAATGTTGATAATGTAAAATTTGCTGATTGGATTCTCATTCAATGTTATATGGGT
Proteins encoded in this region:
- a CDS encoding integrase, whose protein sequence is MEEGFRIETRGKKKGEKIHPSPSTKSRIKSLFNTMFDYALEYEIVPMNYARTFEISGDIIVEIEKNKKKHFPFTDDEMKVLWQNVDNVKFADWILIQCYMGWRPQELATLRLDEVNLEKRYMQAGMKTEAGKQRIVPIHPRIL